The DNA segment ttttacttcaatattaactgagagtttgaaacaacaaataaagttaaaaaatttggtaaaaaagactaaaaccagagttttctagagttgaagaactaaattgtaccataatttaaaaatggactaaaaccaaaatcgcctcaaaatttagggactaaaaacatatttaacccaaaatgatttaattttttttagtattattgaaattattgttataaaaaattgtttgataataaaacacaatgaaataatttgaaatcaaaattaaatattattatataaaataaactgtAATATTTGTtcaatacaattaattattaaacataaGAAATAACATTGTTGAATTCTAAAAACTAAAtagaaaaaacatgttttcaacaacaataattaattttgttgtttttcattatCTTTATCGTTTGAGACGCTTCTTGATTAgatatttataagataaaataatagttccttaatgatatattataaaaaattattgaacgaatttaagaattattatcaattatgattggaaaatggaaaaatgtgAAGATAATTAACCAtgacaattatatttaaaagtccaattattttattagtcttaCTATCTAAAGACAAGAAATTCACTTCAAATTATACCTTTGTGTTTGAAAGTCCAATCATTTGATTTATTTCTCCTAACGTATACAACTTTAATTGATGGTCATTGTAAGGTTGAGCATATTGATAAAACTTGCCACATCTATGCCAGAATGCAAGTGACATGGAATGATCTTACATATGGGGCTTTGGTGGATGGTTTATGCAAAGGAAACAGGGTTAAAGTAGGAAACTGGGAAATTTCAGCTATATACTAGTATATGTGCTCAAAGGGTTATGCACCAACCAACCTAACTAGAGGCTTAATCTGAAGATAGATACAACAGTTACAAatatcactacaaaaaaaagttgtatttagCGGGGATTATTTTGGAGAGGTTATTAAAACCCCCTCAAATAGACTTTATGTAGAATAATTCTAAAAGCCAACAATAGCGGAGGTTTTGATTTCTTTTGAAGAGGTTGGTtaccttaaaatttaaaatgcttttTTTCCCGTTTCCCTCATTTATTTTAAGCATTCCCTCccaaaattttactttttctttctccaaatTTTAGGTTCTTCTTTTCTAGAATTATATCACAACAAATCCAAAAGACTGAAACCCTTCATGCCTCAGCTTCTTCCTTGACCTTTCACTGTCTCAGTTTGCTCTTCATCCTTCACTGCCTCAGTTTCTTCTTCACCCTTCACTGCCCTCAAACGCCGGTGAGGATTCTGGCGAGGCTCATCTAATGGCAACGTCAATAACCACCGTGCGCCTCCTCGGAATAACTTTCTCCTTTGCCCCTTTCTATCTCGCACTCAACGCAACACCTAAACCCTAAGCTACCATTTCCGGCAATCCCACCGTTGTCAGCATCGTCGGTCAACTACTGCGTGCTCCTCCACTGCCAAATCCTCGTGAAGCAATGTACAAGAAGATACACGTTTCTGGTTCCTCTTCTTCGGTATGCATTGCAATATACTTGTTTTCCTTTAGTGTGTTNGGGTTTGTAGCTCTACTATCTTTAAGTGTCTACTGGCACAAGAAAAGAGTCAGAAAAGGTAATTTGTAGCTCTACTATCTTTAAGTGTCTACTGCTTTTTTACGTTTGNCATCTTtctatatgttttaatttattgcaAGCTTTTATCAGGAATTTTACCCGAGGTTCTCCAAGCTTCCAGGAGGAGCCTCAGGAACCGTGCTTTGTTTTAGttcaaataaaagagaaaggtgATAAGTAGAAATGGGTTTAAATGTCTGAAAGTGGTTGGGTTGTGTTTCTGCAGTAGGTTAGAGTagttataggaaaaaaaaatgatgaaccTCTAAACTGAATGTGTCTATTTCGATGTTCTTGCTATTCATTTTTGTATTGCGAGTAGGATTGGTTTTATTATTAAGTggttaaattgttaaaaatgtgattttggAAAAATAGGTATTACTCTGTGTTTTGGTTATTTTAGTTGGGTTTTATAATTGAGATGATAATAAGCTGGAAAATTAGAAGTAATGTATGCTTTGGTTAAAAAGAGGAAAATTGATCCTATGTTTGAGCTGGCATTGTTCCGGTTGGTATGAAATAATGGGTATGTTGATATTAATGGTATTGTGGCATTCTAAACACGAGAAGGATGATATATGAGGATGTTTTAGGTGGGTCTTGGTTATTAATGAGTATATGGAGTGGAAATTTATGGTGGTTATGTACATTTTTNTGGTTGGATTAAATATATAGTAGTGGATTACTGGGGCATGCCAACTTCATCCGCCATTCCTGCACTGCATGGAAAGGTTTCTTCTACTGTAGTTGCTGGGGGGATGATTACTGCTGGGTCAAGAGATGGTGTTCAGTCACAAATTTGGCTACAGGTTTTACATTATTAGGTATTACTTCTCTGaacttttgttttaatcttcatctttttggttaattttttagGACGAAAGAGAGCTTAAAAGACAAAGGCGGAAGCAGTCTAACAGAGAATCCGCATGTAGATCCAGGTTACGGAAGCAGGTGACGGAGAGtataacttttttcatttttcaggtTGTAGGTCATAATTGTCAAATTTCAAACCTTTTTGTGTGTACTGTTCTTAGGCAGAATGCGATGAACTAGCTCAGCGTGCTGACgttttgaatgaagaaaatgcCACTCTCCAAGCAGAAGTAAGCAGGATCAGGAGTGAGTACGAGCAACTACTTTCTGAGAATGCTTCCCTCAAGgtgatttttaaatcttaaaatgcTTTGATACATGTTTTTTTGTCTATTATTCTAATTGGCAAGCACGGTTGCCGATACCAAGTTATACCTATTGATGACTAACATGACNNNNNNNNNNNNNNNNNNNNNNNNNNNNNNNNNNNNNNNNNNNNNNNNNNatatatatatatatatatatatatatatatatatatatatatatatatgatataatattgttGCAGGAGAGACTTGGGGAGAAGCATGATTAGTGAGACTTGGGGAGAAGCatgatataatatgatataCATGATGGTCATACCTTCTCTGCTACTTTAGAAGTTAGTGTTAGCAGTAAGAAGCATGATTAGTGAAACTAATTATTGTCCATNATATGGATTGCGGTGCTTCTGAGCACTGCCAATTTTATTTGCTACAGGTATATAGATATGTTTATTGAGCTCTTTTTAGTGTTATAAATTTGTGAATACTTTTAGgagtaatatatataatattattgaatgGAGTTGTAATGTTAAAAGGTCTGGATAATGGAAAACAGATGCAAGGatcacttttaatattaaaatattgatattgaATTAAGAATGGGCTATTGGTTGTTTCGTTCAGAAATTGTTTGATAAGCTGCAGTACCTTTTCAATTAAGGTTACGTTTTATAGAATTGATGGTTGTTGTATTATAAATTGGTGGAATaactatttgtattttattaagtgttttataaattataactagGAAGGATATGTTTAAATGTACTGTTATGTTAAAcaatatatagattattatatctgttaaattgattattaagaAGCAAAGCATGATTCAGTGGTGGAAACTTGGATTCTTggaatttcttttatgtactaGTTTGTTTCCAATGAGTGGGTGTTAGTTCTATTGTCAAGCAAGAGATGATGCAACCTAGTACCAGCATCAAAGACAGGTAAATTCCtttctatatatttatcttgttttttccattttccaGTTTGcatattatcataaatttttttatggagAATCTCAACTTTGCAGGGAAATGGATGATGAATCCACTGTTCATATTGTATATCATGTCTACAATCTCACAAAACTTTATATGTACATTATCAACCAAAGATTAGAAGCAATGGAAGCAAAGAGTATATGAATAATGACTTGTTAGGCATATATTGATAAGGAAAGCAGTTGATGAAGTGAAGTTGTCTTACTTTGTAGGGTAGGAAGCAAATGTAGAGCTATTGGTCTTTTATCTCTGCAAGGGATTTTGTTTAGGTCATCaacattatgtatttttttttatatatttacattgtaATTGTTAATGATTGTATGTTActttaaatcatcaataaaattaattttgaattatttgtgtattttactattttatatattttatcaattttttttattatttctgcAAATTGGTGAATTGAATAGTATATATTAATCtcaaaaaaatagtataaaaaatacaggtattttttttaatcaaataattgaaaataaaggaggttaaaaactCTCACAAAATAATAGCAagtaatagaggaggtttttaccctccgcagaaaACCCCCTGCAAATTGAATGTGATACCAGAGAGCGCAGAAAACCCCCGCAGATAGAttgtggcgactcaaactgcGGGAGTTTGAAAAACCTCCGGAAATTATtttgcggagggtaaaaacccccgcaaatcgaaaaaaaaacCTCCACTAAATGACACTTTTTTTGTAACTCAATAAATTTACAAAGCTAACTTATTAAGTACGTACTTGTAACTTTCTAGTTACACGATATTTTACTTGGACAAAAAAACTGAATAAAAATTTGCAAGTCAAAAGCAACAACCAGAATATAGTGTACctgaaagtgaagaaaaaaaattagatgatggaagtttattcaaaaattaaatgaaggaaataaaaaatatattgttattatggGCTGGAAGCTAACCGATTGGAAAGGATGGCAAATTGTGGAGACAAAGCTCAGCAAGCCATAAGGCATCTTGAGATCGTTCGGTTCCGACAACCGTTGAGTAGAATTAATGTGTAATTAATGTCATAATGACTACAGTTAAGTGATTGAGGTTtgtcttaataattattaagaaataaattaatttgttagatTTTTATCAACTTTATAAATAGGGACTCTACTTTTGATTCACTATTGACTTACAAAATATCTACATAGAAAAATTCTGATTTGAACGTCGAAGTGCGTTCTGATTTGAACTAGAAAAGAGACCTAGAGAAGAAAATTCGACAGAGTAAACACATGCGGTTATGCTCGTCCTATTTCAGcagaaacatatattattaacacAATGCTATGTAAATGATACTTTATAAGAGTAAATTGACTTTCATGCATTCCTTTTCCAACATAGATGCTGCATGGAAAGAAATGATCATttataaaataggaaaatattaCACAATGAATGCAAATTATTGATACAAGTCCACATAATATATGCTTTTAGAAAACTAGTTAGTGCTATAAGTCCGAAAAACTTTTGGAAGAATTGAAGTCCATAACAATTGGGGTTACGAAAGTACAAAATAATGGtcataaatagaaaaacaaaagtcaATTCTATGCGCAAATTGTGCCCTAAGTATAaaatttctagctttaacattaataataaacttCAGATGAAAAAGGAaggtaattaatattttaatgtctaATCCATCTTTTcatagaatttatttaaaagtaaaagatggttattaataataaacttattaagataattataaaaaacatttaagagTATATAGTttcaataaataacatatataattagttaaaatttcaacattgtttttttctcttatattcaaaattaatagaGTGGTTATGACATTAAGTAAATATTCATGTAGAAAAATAGATAATTAGTGATACAAACAAAAAATGTATACCACACTACCGTTTGTAAAGTATATGAAAACTGTTCGAAAGTTTCACATCAAaacatcaactaaaaataaaaccaattaataatatataagtgggtacaAGTTCACTTTTTGATAAAAACAACGAAAACAAGAACAAACGTATAGAGTTTCCTCTTACTTGTTTCTTCTTTGATCAAAGGTAGTGGGTATATAGCcttgaacttttattttatttatacaaaattttcaCGTGACTTTGTTACAAGATAataggagagagtacaattgatatatataattgttcatataagtataaaaatatatgaacataaatgcaaaGTGGATTttaaagcctaactcaaccccacaaaaccggcttgtagggtaagatttgcacccacttatatacacttaaatggccttatctctagtcgatgtgggacttccaacacacacccctcacgccgaggtatatacatctcgagcgtgggattagactttttaatgggtGGTTCGATAGCTGCCCGATAAcgggtggaacaacatgcccaacGATAACAGAAATCGTTAGGATAGGCTTCAATCatggctttgataccatattacaagagaagaaagaatgaaatattgtatttcttatttcatcataaggagagagtacaattgatatatataattgttcagagcaatataaaaaagaatataagtataaaaatatatgaacataaatgcacatatatgaatagagaataaaataattccaatagaCTTCGACAAAACCAGCCTTTTattcaacacacatttaaaaTAAACGAACTAATCAAAGCACACatttaaaataaggaaatagTTCAGCAAATTCCCTTATTACATCGGATAATagaaattaagatttaaaattttcaagcaTTGGGTAAGATGTCTGGAAATGCATGCTGGTAGTACTCTTGTATTTTAGAACAAAACCATACATTATactaatagaaacaaaaattcaGAGTATTATTTATCTAACATAGGCTGCTCAAGATCCTTTATAGGCAGAAAGTCCTTAATGGGATATTCCTATTAATTCATGCTATTATTTTCTTCCCTATTAATTCCTCCACTCCATTGCTCCTTTCACTAATCACTTTCCTATCAATCCTTTTTCAACTTGCCTATGTCTGCAGGGCATCGTTATTGTTAGGCCTACAATTCATTTGtccctccttttcttctctaaTAAGTCATTTCTCCATCACATATTGAATTACAAATTTATCCTAATGCAAATAAGatatcaaaacaaattaattgcATGAAGACATGTAAGAATTaatattcttcatttttttctcgtTCCTTATATAATTATACGACATTCAATTCAAGGTTCAACGTTCTACAATAATCCCTTTAACAAAATTTCTAAGTATAAACTTTGATTCCATCAAATTTTCCCCGAAACTCATTTAAGGAATAACTTTTCAGAAGTAgaattcatgattttttttttaaattttgttttacgtcgaaaaagtaaataaaaaatattaagtaatgcatcaattaatataaaagatgataaatagttagttttatataataaagcTTTTTGGAATTGTggagagagaaaataagaaaaaggaaagcaaaagagagtgaaaatataGGATGtttatttagagaaaaaaaaaagaaaaaaaaagtgaaaattttgtaattaatattacattttttatattaataaatttgttcaTTTAATACGCATAAATTTGTTAGTTAATAACCAAATTTAGTCTATATGATTATTCGAGTTAACTAGTAATTTTCCATGAACAAAGGCATTTAAAAGATAAGGTATATGTATGATTGAAATTTCTTGGTATTTTCGTTGTTCTAAAGTGTCATACCATTGACTTGTCAAAGATGCATAATTCCAAATTTATAAAGCATTATATAGCAAAGACGCATGTAAGATACTGTGATGATATATAGAGATTTATAGTGAAAAGATAGATGGCTAGACACTTTTCAAATGGAGGTGAAGAAGGTTTGGTGCTTCATTCTGCACCAGTATTTATGTTTCTCATGATTTTTGCTTCTCTTTCCATCATTTCAATCATCATATTTGCTTGTGGAGACGACAACAAAAGTACCAAGCGTAGGCGTGGTGGTGGAGGGGGTGGCGGTGGATGGGGAGGTGATGGCGGAGGTGGCGGTGGAGATGGTGGCGGCGGATGCGGAAGTGGTGGAGGAGGTGGCGGATGCGGAGGTGGTGGAGGAGGTGGCGGATGCGGAGGTGGTGGTGGATGCGGAGGTGGTGGAGGAGGTGGTACAGGAGGTGGCGGATGCTGAGGTGGCAGAGGAGGAAGTGATGCGGAATATGCGGTGGATTTTAGAAGCTATTAGCGAAGTGCATAGCAGACTGCACGTTGAACGTATTCTTGGTCACAGTCTCTTgttaggaagaaaaagaaaactatatgaTTATGAAGTGCAGGTTTGTGATATATATCCATTAGAGACCTTAAACGTGTCTTTTTACATTGGACAACGTTGTAGGAATTGTTGTACTTTGTACCAATATTTATGAAAGTTTATGATGTTGTATAATGAAAAGTAAGTTTCTTACGCGTTTATGTTTGATTACAATtaagaaataagaaacaaaGATTGTTCCTCATAAGCAAATTTCGTTATGCTATAGAAGAGCCCCCAAGATCATTAACATTGGATaagtaattcaattcaattaagCGAAACTTTCATCTAGATTTGTAATAACCAAGTCTTTTCAAAGCCTTCAGAAAAATCAAATGGACAATTAAGTTTTCCAGTAGATTCAGCATATTGAGCATATCCATTAAGTCTCTCTATATATTTCCTCTTCCATTTAATGATGTAAATAGTTCTTTTTGATTTTACGaggaattaaattattttctaatttttttatttaatgactCTAATACGTATTttttaatggattaaatatgtttttaattcttatattttggcgcgattttggttttagtcactcttttaaattaaggtaaaatttagtccttcaactttagaaaactctgattttaatcttttttaccaaatttttctaaagttggaggactaaattgtaccttagtttgaaagag comes from the Vigna radiata var. radiata cultivar VC1973A chromosome 2, Vradiata_ver6, whole genome shotgun sequence genome and includes:
- the LOC106755921 gene encoding bZIP transcription factor 16-like isoform X1, whose protein sequence is MPTSSAIPALHGKVSSTVVAGGMITAGSRDGVQSQIWLQDERELKRQRRKQSNRESACRSRLRKQAECDELAQRADVLNEENATLQAEVSRIRSEYEQLLSENASLKFVSNEWVLVLLSSKR
- the LOC106755921 gene encoding bZIP transcription factor 16-like isoform X2 gives rise to the protein MPTSSAIPALHGKVSSTVVAGGMITAGSRDGVQSQIWLQDERELKRQRRKQSNRESACRSRLRKQAECDELAQRADVLNEENATLQAEVSRIRSEYEQLLSENASLKERLGEKHD